A part of Escherichia marmotae genomic DNA contains:
- a CDS encoding cysteine hydrolase family protein, with translation MTQSIFQAQPFELPFDPCTTALVMIDMQRDFVEAGGFGEALGNDVSLVRTAIAPCTEVLAAARQKGIMVIHTREGHRADLSDCPPAKLTRGGKTFIGEPGPMGRILVRGEAGHDIIPELYPVAGEPVIDKPGKGAFYQTDLHLILQNHGIKTLIVCGVTTEVCVTTTVREANDRGYECIIPEDCVGSYFPEFQKYALEMIKAQGAIFGWVTDSKAIIAGLEG, from the coding sequence ATGACGCAATCCATTTTTCAGGCCCAACCCTTTGAATTACCTTTTGATCCGTGTACGACTGCACTGGTCATGATCGACATGCAGCGTGACTTTGTCGAGGCAGGAGGCTTCGGTGAGGCATTGGGTAATGATGTTTCACTGGTTCGCACGGCTATCGCGCCATGTACAGAGGTGCTGGCAGCCGCACGTCAGAAAGGAATTATGGTTATTCATACCCGTGAAGGCCATCGCGCTGACTTAAGCGACTGCCCACCAGCCAAACTGACACGCGGTGGTAAAACCTTTATTGGTGAACCAGGACCGATGGGACGCATTCTGGTCAGAGGTGAAGCAGGTCATGACATCATTCCTGAACTGTACCCGGTAGCAGGCGAACCGGTGATTGATAAACCTGGCAAAGGCGCTTTTTATCAAACCGACTTACATCTGATTTTGCAAAACCACGGTATCAAGACGCTGATTGTTTGTGGTGTGACTACCGAAGTTTGCGTAACCACCACCGTGCGCGAAGCAAATGACCGTGGCTATGAATGCATCATCCCGGAAGATTGTGTTGGCTCCTATTTCCCGGAATTCCAGAAATACGCCCTGGAAATGATCAAAGCACAAGGTGCCATTTTCGGTTGGGTAACTGATTCCAAAGCCATTATTGCAGGTCTGGAAGGCTAA
- a CDS encoding DUF2877 domain-containing protein has translation MVQVTLCASSLGYLFPRNETQNLRLHSAFKHAVKLSSEAGTFITLLCAQTYLNLPDAARVILPERWDWRREIARSDPVQLTPGLLQTPRFYVVLHNTTLWQPPFVGGMLTLEAFPLVLQHYPTMASQRLLFCLEHNVQSTLHLPDSLMHDGLEIMEHPDALERQVPQLIGFGKGLTPDGDDYLLGYLAALWLWQLPAPLADHQYRLQQAINQHAHNTTDISRHYLERALQGHFSEPICQLLAQLVGGASAMTITSYAERVMQFGATSGVDCLAGMLHGFRTLNTMN, from the coding sequence ATGGTACAGGTTACGCTTTGCGCATCGTCGTTGGGGTATCTTTTTCCGCGGAATGAAACGCAAAATTTACGTCTGCATAGTGCTTTTAAGCATGCGGTAAAACTGTCTTCAGAAGCGGGAACATTCATCACCCTGCTGTGTGCGCAAACGTATCTGAATCTCCCTGATGCCGCCAGAGTCATCCTGCCTGAGCGTTGGGACTGGCGAAGAGAGATCGCCCGTTCAGATCCTGTTCAGTTAACCCCTGGCTTGCTACAAACACCTCGCTTTTACGTGGTGCTTCATAACACAACACTCTGGCAGCCGCCATTTGTGGGGGGAATGTTGACACTTGAGGCGTTCCCTTTGGTTTTACAGCACTACCCAACAATGGCATCGCAACGGCTTTTATTTTGTCTGGAGCATAACGTTCAAAGCACATTGCACCTGCCGGATAGCCTCATGCACGATGGATTAGAGATTATGGAACATCCAGATGCGCTGGAACGCCAGGTGCCACAACTGATCGGCTTTGGCAAAGGCTTAACGCCCGATGGTGATGACTATTTGCTGGGCTATCTGGCGGCGCTCTGGTTATGGCAACTACCTGCACCACTTGCCGATCATCAATACCGGTTGCAGCAGGCAATTAACCAACATGCACACAACACCACGGATATTAGTCGTCATTATCTGGAGCGTGCACTTCAGGGACATTTTTCAGAACCGATTTGCCAGTTACTCGCACAACTGGTTGGGGGCGCATCGGCAATGACCATCACATCTTATGCTGAACGGGTCATGCAATTTGGCGCAACGTCAGGAGTGGACTGCCTTGCAGGAATGCTGCATGGCTTTCGAACCCTGAACACCATGAATTGA